One Buteo buteo chromosome 5, bButBut1.hap1.1, whole genome shotgun sequence DNA window includes the following coding sequences:
- the LSS gene encoding lanosterol synthase isoform X2, translating to MPSPRAAVGVQTARLFPIRAVRRCGGPWPSAAATALPAWRLRCEGGRQRWSYLGDEGEAGGERRAQTALEEHSLGLDTGEALPPLPAAGTAREAARKGMGFYAALQAEDGHWAGDYGGPLFLLPGLLITCHTVKIQLPEGFRKEMVRYLRSVQLPDGGWGLHVEDKSTVFGTALNYVALRILGLGPDDPDIVRARVNLHSKGGAVGIPSWGKFWLAVLNVYSWEGMNTLLPEMWLLPTWFPAHPSRLWCHCRQVYLPMSYCYARRLSAEEDELIRSLRQELYVQDYTSIDWPAQRNNVAACDVYTPHSWLLGVAYAIMNVYEAHHSTHLRQRAITELYDHIKADDRFTKCISIGPISKTINMLVRWFVDGKNSPAFQEHVSRIPDYLWLGLDGMKMQGTNGSQLWDTAFAIQAFLEAEAQKMPEFTSCLQNAYEFLQFTQIPENPPDYQKYYRHMNKGGFPFSTRDCGWIVADCTAEGLKSVMLLQEKCPFIAKLVPPERLFDAVNVLLSMRNSDGGFATYETKRGGHLLELLNPSEVFGDIMIDYTYVECTSAVMQALRHFHDKFPEHRAPEIRETLQKGLDFCRKKQRADGSWEGSWGVCFTYGTWFGLEAFASMQHTYSDGAACREVAQACQFLLSKQMADGGWGEDFESCEQRTYVQSAMSQIHNTCWALLGLMAVRYPDIDVLERGIKVLIDKQLPNGDWPQENIAGVFNKSCAISYTAYRNVFPIWTLGRFCRLHPNSPLAGQLQSASSAGAEKTMQEALSA from the exons CAcg GGCGAGGCGCTGCCGCCGTTGCCGGCGGCCGGCACGGCCCGGGAGGCTGCCCGCAAGGGGATGGGGTTCTATGCCGCCCTGCAGGCCGAGGACGGGCACTGGGCGGGCGACTACGGCGGgcccctcttcctcctgccag GTCTCCTCATCACCTGCCACACTGTCAAGATCCAGCTGCCGGAGGGTTTTCGGAAAGAGATGGTGCGCTACCTGCGCTCTGTGCAGCTCCCAGACGGAGGCTGGGGCTT GCATGTGGAAGACAAATCGACAGTGTTTGGCACAGCACTCAACTACGTAGCCCTGAGGATCCTGGGGCTCGGACCAGATGACCCTGACATTGTGCGGGCCCGTGTCAACTTGCACAGCAAAG GAGGTGCTGTGGGAATCCCTTCCTGGGGGAAGTTTTGGCTGGCTGTCTTGAACGTTTACAGCTGGGAGGGAATGAACACGCTTCTTCCAGAGATGTG GCTGCTTCCTACGTGGTTCCCAGCCCACCCGTCCCGGCTCTGGTGTCACTGCCGCCAGGTTTACCTCCCCATGAGCTACTGTTACGCCAGGCGTCTGTCAGCAGAAGAGGATGAGCTCATACGCAGCTTGCGGCAG GAGCTGTACGTGCAAGACTACACCAGCATAGACTGGCCAGCCCAGAGGAACAATGTGGCTGCCTGTGATGTGTACACCCCGCACAGCTGGCTGCTGGGGGTTGCCTATG CCATCATGAATGTGTACGAAGCCCATCACAGCACTCACCTGCGGCAGCGAGCCATCACAGAGTTGTACGACCACATCAAAGCTGATGACAGATTCACCAAGTGCATCAGCATTGGGCCG attTCCAAGACTATCAACATGCTGGTTCGCTGGTTCGTGGATGGGAAAAACTCCCCAGCTTTTCAGGAGCATGTTTCCAGGATCCCCGATTATCTCTG GCTGGGCCTCGATGGCATGAAGATGCAG ggcACAAATGGATCTCAGCTCTGGGATACTGCCTTTGCCATCCAAGCCTTCCTGGAG GCAGAAGCCCAGAAGATGCCTGAATTCACATCCTGCCTCCAAAATGCCTACGAGTTCCTCCAGTTCACCCAG ATCCCAGAGAACCCACCCGACTACCAGAAATATTATCGCCATATGAACAAG GGTGGTTTCCCCTTCAGCACTCGAGACTGTGGCTGGATTGTGGCAGACTGCACAGCAGAAGGGCTGAAGTCAGTtatgctgctgcaggagaagtGCCCCTTCATAGCCAAGCTTGTCCCCCCTGAGCGCCTCTTTGATGCTGTGAATGTG TTGCTGAGCATGAGAAACTCTGATGGAGGCTTTGCCACATATGAAACTAAGCGAGGAGGCCACTTACTGGAGCTGCTGAACCCCTCAGAAGTGTTTG GCGACATCATGATTGACTACACCTACGTGGAGTGCACATCGGCTGTCATGCAGGCACTGAGACACTTCCACGACAAGTTCCCTGAGCACAGAGCCCCAGAGATCAG GGAGACTCTGCAGAAGGGCCTGGACTTCTGTCGCAAGAAGCAGCGAGCTGATGGGTCATGGGAAGG GAGCTGGGGGGTTTGTTTCACCTATGGCACCTGGTTTGGTCTGGAGGCGTTTGCCAGTATGCAGCACACATACAGTGACGG GGCTGCATGCCGAGAGGTGGCCCAGGCCTGCCAGTTCCTCCTCTCCAAGCAGATGGCAGATGGTGGGTGGGGAGAGGACTTCGAGTCATGCGAGCAGCGCACGTATGTGCAGAGCGCCATGTCGCAGATCCACAACACATGTTGGGCCCTGCTGGGGCTCATGGCTGTCAG GTACCCTGACATTGATGTGCTGGAAAGAGGCATCAAAGTGTTGATTGACAAGCAGCTGCCCAACGGGGACTGGCCTCAG gAGAATATTGCTGGGGTATTCAACAAGTCGTGTGCCATCAGTTACACTGCGTACCGCAATGTCTTCCCTATCTGGACGCTAGGGCGTTTCTGCCGGCTGCATCCCAACAGCCCTCTTGCTGGGCAACTGCAATCTGCATCCTCAGCTGGGGCAGAGAAGACCATGCAGGAGGCCTTGTCTGCCTGA
- the LSS gene encoding lanosterol synthase isoform X4 — protein MAADGGAVRRCGGPWPSAAATALPAWRLRCEGGRQRWSYLGDEGEAGGERRAQTALEEHSLGLDTGEALPPLPAAGTAREAARKGMGFYAALQAEDGHWAGDYGGPLFLLPGLLITCHTVKIQLPEGFRKEMVRYLRSVQLPDGGWGLHVEDKSTVFGTALNYVALRILGLGPDDPDIVRARVNLHSKGGAVGIPSWGKFWLAVLNVYSWEGMNTLLPEMWLLPTWFPAHPSRLWCHCRQVYLPMSYCYARRLSAEEDELIRSLRQELYVQDYTSIDWPAQRNNVAACDVYTPHSWLLGVAYAIMNVYEAHHSTHLRQRAITELYDHIKADDRFTKCISIGPISKTINMLVRWFVDGKNSPAFQEHVSRIPDYLWLGLDGMKMQGTNGSQLWDTAFAIQAFLEAEAQKMPEFTSCLQNAYEFLQFTQIPENPPDYQKYYRHMNKGGFPFSTRDCGWIVADCTAEGLKSVMLLQEKCPFIAKLVPPERLFDAVNVLLSMRNSDGGFATYETKRGGHLLELLNPSEVFGDIMIDYTYVECTSAVMQALRHFHDKFPEHRAPEIRETLQKGLDFCRKKQRADGSWEGSWGVCFTYGTWFGLEAFASMQHTYSDGAACREVAQACQFLLSKQMADGGWGEDFESCEQRTYVQSAMSQIHNTCWALLGLMAVRYPDIDVLERGIKVLIDKQLPNGDWPQENIAGVFNKSCAISYTAYRNVFPIWTLGRFCRLHPNSPLAGQLQSASSAGAEKTMQEALSA, from the exons CAcg GGCGAGGCGCTGCCGCCGTTGCCGGCGGCCGGCACGGCCCGGGAGGCTGCCCGCAAGGGGATGGGGTTCTATGCCGCCCTGCAGGCCGAGGACGGGCACTGGGCGGGCGACTACGGCGGgcccctcttcctcctgccag GTCTCCTCATCACCTGCCACACTGTCAAGATCCAGCTGCCGGAGGGTTTTCGGAAAGAGATGGTGCGCTACCTGCGCTCTGTGCAGCTCCCAGACGGAGGCTGGGGCTT GCATGTGGAAGACAAATCGACAGTGTTTGGCACAGCACTCAACTACGTAGCCCTGAGGATCCTGGGGCTCGGACCAGATGACCCTGACATTGTGCGGGCCCGTGTCAACTTGCACAGCAAAG GAGGTGCTGTGGGAATCCCTTCCTGGGGGAAGTTTTGGCTGGCTGTCTTGAACGTTTACAGCTGGGAGGGAATGAACACGCTTCTTCCAGAGATGTG GCTGCTTCCTACGTGGTTCCCAGCCCACCCGTCCCGGCTCTGGTGTCACTGCCGCCAGGTTTACCTCCCCATGAGCTACTGTTACGCCAGGCGTCTGTCAGCAGAAGAGGATGAGCTCATACGCAGCTTGCGGCAG GAGCTGTACGTGCAAGACTACACCAGCATAGACTGGCCAGCCCAGAGGAACAATGTGGCTGCCTGTGATGTGTACACCCCGCACAGCTGGCTGCTGGGGGTTGCCTATG CCATCATGAATGTGTACGAAGCCCATCACAGCACTCACCTGCGGCAGCGAGCCATCACAGAGTTGTACGACCACATCAAAGCTGATGACAGATTCACCAAGTGCATCAGCATTGGGCCG attTCCAAGACTATCAACATGCTGGTTCGCTGGTTCGTGGATGGGAAAAACTCCCCAGCTTTTCAGGAGCATGTTTCCAGGATCCCCGATTATCTCTG GCTGGGCCTCGATGGCATGAAGATGCAG ggcACAAATGGATCTCAGCTCTGGGATACTGCCTTTGCCATCCAAGCCTTCCTGGAG GCAGAAGCCCAGAAGATGCCTGAATTCACATCCTGCCTCCAAAATGCCTACGAGTTCCTCCAGTTCACCCAG ATCCCAGAGAACCCACCCGACTACCAGAAATATTATCGCCATATGAACAAG GGTGGTTTCCCCTTCAGCACTCGAGACTGTGGCTGGATTGTGGCAGACTGCACAGCAGAAGGGCTGAAGTCAGTtatgctgctgcaggagaagtGCCCCTTCATAGCCAAGCTTGTCCCCCCTGAGCGCCTCTTTGATGCTGTGAATGTG TTGCTGAGCATGAGAAACTCTGATGGAGGCTTTGCCACATATGAAACTAAGCGAGGAGGCCACTTACTGGAGCTGCTGAACCCCTCAGAAGTGTTTG GCGACATCATGATTGACTACACCTACGTGGAGTGCACATCGGCTGTCATGCAGGCACTGAGACACTTCCACGACAAGTTCCCTGAGCACAGAGCCCCAGAGATCAG GGAGACTCTGCAGAAGGGCCTGGACTTCTGTCGCAAGAAGCAGCGAGCTGATGGGTCATGGGAAGG GAGCTGGGGGGTTTGTTTCACCTATGGCACCTGGTTTGGTCTGGAGGCGTTTGCCAGTATGCAGCACACATACAGTGACGG GGCTGCATGCCGAGAGGTGGCCCAGGCCTGCCAGTTCCTCCTCTCCAAGCAGATGGCAGATGGTGGGTGGGGAGAGGACTTCGAGTCATGCGAGCAGCGCACGTATGTGCAGAGCGCCATGTCGCAGATCCACAACACATGTTGGGCCCTGCTGGGGCTCATGGCTGTCAG GTACCCTGACATTGATGTGCTGGAAAGAGGCATCAAAGTGTTGATTGACAAGCAGCTGCCCAACGGGGACTGGCCTCAG gAGAATATTGCTGGGGTATTCAACAAGTCGTGTGCCATCAGTTACACTGCGTACCGCAATGTCTTCCCTATCTGGACGCTAGGGCGTTTCTGCCGGCTGCATCCCAACAGCCCTCTTGCTGGGCAACTGCAATCTGCATCCTCAGCTGGGGCAGAGAAGACCATGCAGGAGGCCTTGTCTGCCTGA